In Sphingomonas phyllosphaerae, one DNA window encodes the following:
- a CDS encoding TonB-dependent receptor, with the protein MQATSATARRRRNAARRVNMLLLGTAGTIWGGVAAAQVPVSFAPPTGAMGGGVTADAAAMAAAQDTGADDVPSDDIVITGSRIVRDGYSAPTPVTVLGAAELAAQRPANVSDFVNQLPSIAQGSTAANSSGSLSNGLAGINSVNLRGLGAGRTLVLLNGQRSVASAVNGVVDVNTFPQDLIERVEVVTGGASAQYGSDAVGGVVNFILDEKYRGVKFAADTGITERGDGHNYRFAATVGKSLAGDRLHLLASAEYFHQDGVATIARDWNDRGYFQINNPAYTPGNGLPQRLVGEGFGPATYTAGGLVTSGPLRGTYFLQPGTTGQLNYGTTNATSSPWMVGGDWRTTLAGHVGTNSLLPNEKRISLFSRVGFDVTPDVQIYGQVSFNRYEGQSFYQQTPSTGVTIRADNAYLLTQYPEVAARMAAAGVSTLTIGTSNAGFPVPGSDNRRDVYRYVGGAKGKLSLFDRSWSWDVYYQHGLTKSHEELTNTWNNARMALAQDAVLSGGQIVCRSTLTNPGNGCVPIDRLGTDGPSAAALGYIYGTAQPQRDQSIQQDVASASMSGTLFDLPGGAAAIAFGGEWRKEQIDGKVDPQFSSGWLYGNYLVNRGDYNVKEGFIEIDLPLWRGLNVNVAGRYTDYSTSGSVFTWKAGATFEPIPDIKFRGTYSRDIRAPNLQELFAAGTARTNTVILPANAPVTGSQQFLENTVGNRALDPEKAKSWTVGAVATPRFLPGFTASFDYYDIRISDAIGTITAQNTVDFCYSGTTQYCDNIVYSGGALSSIVIQPFNFASQVEKGFDIAVSYRRDLAEIASSLPGRLTINGAVTHYIENVIDNGIFPVDYAGVNGGSLSGTYSSPSWRYRVSAFYELDAFTLNLVGRGFGAGVYGNDYIECTSGCPTSTTRYRTINDNNIGGAFYLDASLGVKLRSGGREGSLTFIVTNLLDKDPLLVGNGPDGNNTPAYPQTSRSLYDVLGRSFRVAFTTNF; encoded by the coding sequence ATGCAGGCAACATCAGCCACGGCGCGGCGGCGGCGCAACGCGGCGCGCCGCGTCAACATGCTGCTGCTGGGAACGGCAGGAACGATTTGGGGCGGAGTCGCCGCGGCACAGGTGCCCGTGTCGTTCGCGCCACCTACCGGGGCGATGGGGGGCGGCGTCACGGCGGACGCCGCGGCTATGGCCGCGGCGCAGGATACCGGCGCCGACGACGTTCCGTCCGACGACATCGTCATCACCGGCAGCCGCATCGTCCGCGACGGCTATAGTGCGCCCACCCCGGTCACGGTGCTCGGTGCCGCCGAATTGGCCGCGCAGCGCCCCGCCAACGTGTCCGACTTCGTCAACCAATTGCCGTCGATCGCGCAGGGCAGTACCGCGGCGAACAGCTCCGGCTCGCTGTCAAACGGCCTTGCCGGGATCAACTCGGTCAATCTCCGCGGGCTCGGCGCCGGACGCACATTGGTGCTGCTGAACGGCCAGCGCTCGGTTGCGTCAGCGGTCAATGGTGTGGTCGACGTCAACACCTTCCCGCAGGACCTGATCGAGCGCGTCGAGGTGGTGACCGGTGGCGCATCGGCACAATATGGGTCGGACGCGGTCGGCGGGGTCGTCAACTTCATCCTCGACGAAAAATATCGCGGGGTGAAATTCGCTGCCGATACCGGCATCACCGAGCGCGGCGACGGGCACAATTACCGCTTCGCCGCGACCGTCGGGAAATCGCTTGCAGGTGACCGACTCCACCTGCTCGCCAGCGCCGAATATTTTCATCAAGATGGCGTCGCGACGATCGCGCGTGACTGGAACGACCGCGGCTACTTCCAGATCAACAATCCCGCCTACACGCCCGGCAACGGCCTGCCGCAACGGCTGGTCGGAGAGGGCTTCGGACCGGCCACCTATACCGCTGGCGGGCTCGTCACCTCGGGGCCGTTGCGTGGCACCTATTTCCTTCAGCCGGGCACCACCGGGCAGCTTAACTACGGCACCACCAACGCGACCTCCTCGCCGTGGATGGTCGGCGGCGACTGGCGCACCACGCTGGCCGGGCATGTCGGGACCAACTCGCTGTTGCCTAACGAAAAGCGCATCAGCCTCTTCTCACGGGTTGGATTCGACGTAACCCCCGACGTGCAGATCTACGGGCAGGTATCGTTCAATCGCTACGAAGGGCAGAGCTTTTACCAGCAGACGCCGAGCACCGGCGTCACCATCCGTGCCGACAATGCCTATCTGCTGACGCAATATCCCGAAGTCGCCGCGAGGATGGCGGCGGCGGGGGTGTCGACACTGACGATCGGGACCTCGAACGCCGGCTTCCCGGTGCCCGGCAGCGACAACCGTCGCGACGTCTACCGCTATGTCGGCGGCGCGAAGGGCAAGCTGAGCCTCTTCGACCGCAGCTGGTCGTGGGACGTCTATTACCAGCACGGCCTGACCAAGTCGCATGAGGAACTGACCAACACCTGGAACAACGCGCGGATGGCGTTGGCGCAGGACGCGGTGCTGTCGGGCGGGCAGATCGTCTGCCGCTCGACGCTGACCAACCCGGGCAACGGCTGCGTGCCGATCGACCGGCTGGGCACCGACGGCCCATCCGCGGCCGCGCTCGGCTATATCTATGGGACGGCGCAGCCGCAGCGCGATCAGTCAATCCAGCAGGACGTCGCCTCGGCGAGCATGAGCGGCACGCTGTTCGATCTGCCCGGTGGCGCGGCGGCGATCGCGTTCGGCGGCGAATGGCGCAAGGAGCAGATCGACGGCAAGGTCGACCCGCAGTTCAGCTCGGGCTGGCTGTACGGCAATTACCTGGTCAACCGCGGCGACTATAACGTCAAGGAAGGCTTCATCGAAATCGACCTGCCGCTGTGGCGCGGGCTGAACGTCAACGTCGCGGGGCGCTACACCGATTATTCCACGTCGGGGTCGGTGTTCACCTGGAAGGCGGGCGCGACGTTCGAGCCAATCCCGGACATCAAGTTCCGCGGCACCTACAGCCGCGACATCCGCGCGCCCAATCTACAGGAGCTGTTCGCCGCGGGAACCGCGCGCACCAACACCGTGATCCTGCCCGCCAACGCGCCGGTTACGGGATCGCAGCAATTCCTGGAGAACACCGTCGGCAATCGCGCGCTCGATCCCGAGAAGGCGAAGAGCTGGACGGTCGGCGCGGTGGCGACGCCGCGCTTCCTGCCCGGCTTCACCGCCTCGTTCGACTATTACGACATCCGCATCAGTGACGCGATCGGCACGATCACGGCGCAGAACACCGTCGATTTCTGCTATTCGGGAACGACGCAATATTGCGACAACATCGTCTATTCCGGTGGTGCGCTCAGTTCGATCGTGATCCAGCCGTTCAACTTCGCCAGCCAGGTGGAGAAGGGCTTCGACATCGCGGTGAGCTATCGCCGCGACCTCGCCGAGATCGCCTCCTCGTTGCCCGGCCGGCTGACGATCAACGGCGCGGTGACGCATTATATCGAGAATGTCATCGACAACGGGATCTTCCCGGTCGACTATGCCGGGGTCAACGGCGGCAGCCTGTCGGGCACCTATTCGTCGCCGAGCTGGCGCTACCGCGTCAGCGCCTTCTACGAGCTCGACGCCTTCACGCTCAACCTCGTCGGTCGCGGATTCGGCGCCGGCGTCTACGGCAACGATTATATCGAGTGCACGAGCGGCTGCCCGACCTCGACGACGCGCTACCGCACGATCAACGACAACAATATTGGTGGCGCCTTCTACCTTGATGCCTCGCTGGGCGTGAAGCTGCGGTCGGGCGGGCGCGAGGGATCGCTGACCTTTATCGTCACCAACCTGCTCGACAAGGATCCGCTGCTGGTCGGCAACGGCCCCGACGGCAACAACACGCCCGCTTATCCGCAGACGTCGCGCAGCCTTTACGACGTGCTCGGCCGCAGCTTCCGCGTCGCCTTCACCACCAACTTCTGA